In a genomic window of Virgibacillus sp. SK37:
- a CDS encoding M42 family metallopeptidase — MTTYPNIKETKNLIKQLVSIPSPSGYTTNVIHFVEDYLKELDVETKQNRKGGLIATIPGENNQEHRMLTAHVDTLGAMVKEIKSNGRLRLDLIGGFKFNAIEGEYCEIHTPEGNTFTGTILMHQTSVHVYKNAGEAKRNQENMEVRIDAKVENEIDVRKLGIEVGDFVSFDPRVELTDNGFIKSRHLDDKASVGILLQLIKRIKEEKLTLPYTTHFLISNNEEIGYGGNSNIPPETVEYLAVDMGAMGDGQTTDEYTVSICVKDSSGPYHLGLRRNLTELAKQNNIGYKLDIYPYYGSDASAAIRAGHDIVHGLIGPGIDSSHAYERTHEDSLNNTEELLYHYVKSPMVQYN, encoded by the coding sequence TTGACTACATATCCAAATATTAAAGAAACAAAAAACTTAATAAAACAGTTAGTATCTATTCCGAGCCCATCAGGTTATACCACAAATGTCATTCATTTTGTGGAAGATTACTTAAAAGAATTAGATGTGGAGACAAAACAAAATCGTAAAGGTGGACTTATCGCTACAATTCCAGGTGAAAATAATCAGGAACACCGTATGCTTACTGCACATGTAGATACACTAGGAGCAATGGTAAAAGAAATTAAGTCAAATGGCCGCCTGCGTCTTGATTTGATTGGTGGGTTTAAGTTTAATGCTATCGAAGGTGAATATTGCGAAATACATACGCCGGAAGGTAATACATTTACCGGCACTATTTTAATGCATCAAACCTCTGTACATGTTTATAAAAATGCTGGTGAAGCTAAGCGTAATCAGGAAAACATGGAAGTGCGTATTGATGCAAAAGTGGAGAATGAGATAGATGTCAGAAAGCTTGGAATCGAAGTTGGAGATTTTGTATCATTCGACCCTCGTGTTGAGTTAACAGACAATGGATTCATTAAATCACGTCATTTAGATGATAAAGCAAGTGTTGGGATTTTGCTTCAACTCATAAAGAGAATTAAAGAAGAAAAACTCACTCTACCTTATACTACTCATTTTCTGATATCAAATAATGAAGAGATTGGATATGGTGGGAATTCCAATATTCCACCAGAAACAGTAGAGTATCTCGCAGTAGATATGGGAGCAATGGGAGATGGTCAGACAACTGATGAATATACAGTATCGATCTGTGTAAAGGATTCCAGCGGACCATATCATCTAGGCTTACGCCGCAACTTAACGGAACTTGCTAAGCAAAACAATATTGGTTATAAATTGGATATTTATCCGTATTATGGGTCAGATGCTTCAGCTGCAATCCGTGCAGGACATGACATTGTGCATGGCCTGATTGGACCTGGAATTGATTCTTCCCATGCTTATGAAAGAACACATGAGGACTCGTTAAATAATACTGAAGAATTACTGTATCACTATGTAAAGTCACCAATGGTACAATATAATTAG
- the smpB gene encoding SsrA-binding protein SmpB translates to MPKGKGDAVAVNRKASHDYFIEETYEAGIVLQGTEIKSIRAGRVNIKDAHARIDRGEAKLINLHIAEYEQGNRFNHDPTRTRKLLLHRKEIDKLIGLTQQQGYALVPLKIYIKNGFAKVLIGLGKGKKKYDKREDLKRKQMKRDVDRAIKDHMR, encoded by the coding sequence ATGCCAAAGGGAAAAGGAGACGCTGTAGCAGTAAACAGAAAAGCGTCACATGACTATTTTATAGAAGAAACATACGAGGCGGGTATTGTACTGCAAGGTACTGAAATTAAATCCATCCGCGCTGGCAGAGTAAATATTAAAGATGCTCACGCTCGTATTGATCGAGGTGAAGCAAAACTAATCAACTTGCATATTGCAGAATATGAGCAAGGCAATCGTTTTAACCATGATCCAACCAGAACCCGTAAGTTACTTCTGCATCGTAAAGAGATAGACAAATTAATTGGGCTTACACAGCAGCAGGGTTATGCATTAGTTCCACTGAAGATATATATTAAAAATGGATTTGCTAAAGTTTTAATTGGACTGGGAAAAGGAAAAAAGAAATACGATAAACGGGAAGATCTAAAGCGTAAACAAATGAAACGTGATGTTGATCGTGCGATTAAAGATCATATGAGGTAA
- a CDS encoding metal ABC transporter substrate-binding protein, with protein MKKNLLVLFLAAIFLIAGCSAGGDDASEDVKAKGDGKLQIVTTYSVIYDIVKNVTGDLAEVHSLVPIGTDPHAYEPLPEDVQLTSDADMIFYNGFNLETGNSWFANMVETAGKSDEDAPVYRLTEGVEPQLLRSGAHEGEEDPHAWLAVENGIKYTENVKKALVEVDPDNKETYEKNAEEYIEKLEALDKEIETKAAEIPKEKRVLVTSEGAFKYFSEAYDFEAAYIWEINAENEGTPEQIKNVVDIIVEREIPGLFVETSIDPRSMETVSNETGVPIIGKIFTDSLGKEGEDGDTYIKMIEWNMDMIIKGLTE; from the coding sequence ATGAAAAAGAATTTACTAGTTTTATTTTTAGCTGCCATTTTTTTAATTGCAGGATGTTCAGCTGGAGGAGATGATGCATCGGAAGACGTTAAAGCTAAGGGTGATGGAAAGTTACAGATCGTAACAACATACTCGGTCATTTACGATATTGTAAAGAATGTCACAGGAGATCTTGCAGAAGTGCACAGCTTAGTACCAATTGGCACAGACCCCCACGCTTACGAGCCATTACCAGAGGATGTACAGTTAACGTCAGATGCAGATATGATTTTTTATAATGGGTTTAACTTGGAAACAGGTAACTCTTGGTTTGCGAATATGGTTGAGACTGCAGGTAAATCAGATGAAGATGCGCCAGTATACCGATTGACAGAAGGAGTGGAACCTCAATTATTACGTTCAGGAGCACATGAGGGAGAGGAAGATCCACATGCCTGGCTTGCTGTGGAGAACGGGATTAAATATACTGAAAATGTGAAGAAGGCATTAGTTGAGGTAGATCCGGATAATAAAGAAACGTACGAAAAAAATGCCGAGGAATACATTGAAAAATTAGAAGCATTGGATAAAGAAATTGAAACAAAAGCTGCAGAAATACCAAAAGAAAAACGTGTGCTTGTAACAAGTGAAGGAGCTTTTAAATATTTCTCAGAAGCCTATGATTTTGAAGCTGCATATATCTGGGAAATCAATGCCGAAAACGAGGGAACGCCTGAACAAATTAAGAACGTAGTTGATATTATTGTGGAAAGAGAAATACCTGGTTTGTTTGTAGAAACAAGTATCGATCCTCGTAGTATGGAAACAGTTTCTAATGAAACCGGGGTACCTATTATAGGTAAGATCTTTACCGATTCTCTTGGGAAAGAAGGCGAGGATGGAGACACGTATATTAAAATGATTGAGTGGAATATGGATATGATTATTAAAGGTTTAACAGAATAA
- a CDS encoding metal ABC transporter permease — protein MNFLEAVMHYEFLQKALLTSIMVGIICGVIGCFIILRGMALMGDAISHAVLPGVALSYFLGINFFFGAVFTGVLTAIGIGYISQNSRIKNDSSIGIMFTAAFALGIVLITLMKSSTDLYHILFGNVLAVRPSDMWMTLIIGVIVLTSVYLFYKELLVTSFDETMAQAYGLPTKLIHYFLMTLLTMVTVASLQTVGIVLVVAMLITPAATAYLLTNRLSFMLFISSGFGIISAVLGLYISYKANLASGATIVLVATGLFIITLIFSPKHGVLRKLINSRKKRVSYS, from the coding sequence ATGAATTTTCTTGAAGCAGTTATGCATTATGAATTTTTACAGAAAGCGTTACTGACTTCTATTATGGTTGGAATTATTTGTGGAGTAATTGGATGTTTTATTATTTTAAGAGGAATGGCGTTAATGGGTGATGCTATTTCCCACGCTGTTTTGCCTGGTGTAGCACTATCCTATTTTCTTGGTATTAACTTTTTCTTCGGAGCTGTATTCACCGGTGTTTTAACAGCAATAGGTATTGGTTATATTAGCCAAAATAGCCGAATTAAAAATGATTCATCAATTGGAATTATGTTTACGGCAGCTTTTGCTTTAGGGATTGTCCTAATCACATTAATGAAGAGCAGTACAGATTTGTATCACATCTTATTTGGTAACGTACTTGCTGTTAGACCCTCAGACATGTGGATGACATTAATTATCGGGGTCATCGTGCTAACAAGTGTGTATTTATTTTACAAAGAATTGCTTGTTACCTCCTTTGACGAAACGATGGCACAAGCATATGGGTTACCAACGAAGCTTATCCATTACTTTTTGATGACATTGTTAACAATGGTCACAGTAGCTTCCTTGCAAACAGTTGGAATTGTGTTAGTGGTTGCTATGCTGATTACTCCAGCGGCTACAGCATATTTACTAACCAACAGATTATCGTTCATGCTTTTCATCTCTTCAGGATTTGGAATTATCTCTGCTGTTTTAGGACTGTACATTAGCTATAAAGCAAACTTAGCATCTGGAGCAACAATCGTTCTGGTAGCAACAGGTTTGTTTATCATCACATTGATTTTTTCACCAAAACATGGTGTTTTACGCAAATTAATTAACTCACGTAAAAAAAGAGTTTCCTATTCATAA